A segment of the Asinibacterium sp. OR53 genome:
TGACGCCAAAATGACGTTTTTATAAATTCAATAACGCCATTATGACACTATTTGACACTTTTTTGGTGTTTCAACTTTATCGTATCTTTGCATTCTAATCAGCAAAAGATATGTATCCAGCAGAAATAGTATTACCCATGAAGGCCGAACTGACCGATCATGGTTTCGATGAGCTGGTATCGGCCCGGGAAGTGGACGATACCCTGAAGCAGAGTGGCACCACCCTGGTGGTGATCAATTCAGTTTGTGGTTGTGCGGCAGGCGCTTGCAGGCCCGGCGTGTTGATGGCTGTTCAGAATGCAGGAAAGCTTCCGGACAGGCTGACGACCAGCTTTGCAGGTTTTGATGTAGAGGCGGTGAACCAGGTTCGCCAGCATTTATTGCCTTATCCGCCTTCTTCACCCGCTATTGCCCTGTTCAAAGACGGGCAATTGGTGAGCATGGTGGAGCGGCACCAGATTGAGGGTCGCCCGGCGCAAATGATCGCCCAGCACCTGATCGCCGTTTTTGATGAGTATTGTAACTGATTTTACCTTAGTTTTGTTTAGAGATGGGTTAGTAAGTATGGGCTCCGCTTCTGCGGAGCCTTACTTTTTTACAGCAATTTCACTGCTAAATATTTAACCATTATCTTGCTGCCATGTACCCTAATCTCTACTACGCATTCAAAGATATTTTCGGAATCGACATACCTGGACTGAAGCTGGTAAACACCTTCGGTTTTTTTGTGGCCCTGTCTTTCATCGCTTCAGCCTGGATACTTACCCTGGAATTCCGCAGGAAAGAAAACCTGGGCCAGTTTGTGTATACAGAAGAAAACATCACCATTGGTGCACCTGCAAGCCTGCAGGAATTACTGCTGAATTTTATACTGGGATTTGTGTTTGGCTTTAAGATCATCGGCGCTTTTGTAACCAGTAATGCCTTGAACGATCCGCAATCATTCATTCTTTCCACGCAAGGTAGCTGGCCGCTGGGAATATTACTGGGACTGGTTTTCGCAGGATTGAAGTGGTGGGAGAAAAAACGCCACCAGCTCGCGAAGCCGGAAAACAGGGTGGTAAGAATATGGCCGCACGACAGGGTAGGAGACCTGGTGATCTATGCTGCGGCATTTGGTTTTGTAGGCGCCAAGATCTTCCATAACCTGGAAAACTGGAACGACTTTGTAAAAGATCCTGTTGGCGCATTGATATCTTTCAGCGGACTTACTTTTTACGGCGGACTGATCTGCGCCGGCATCGCCTTTATTGTGTATGCAAGAAAACATAAGATCGGTATTGCACATCTCTGCGATACGATGGCGCCAGTGATGATGTTCGCTTACGCAGCCGGAAGAATTGGTTGCCACATGAGTGGCGACGGCGACTGGGGTATTGTGAATACCCATCCCAAACCCTTTGGTTGGATACCCAATTGGTTATGGGCCTACAACTATCCTCATAATGTGGTGGGCGAAGGCATCGCCATCCCCGGATGCAGCGGCCCTTATTGCAGCCAACTGGTGCCGCCGGTATTCCCCACACCTTTGTACGAGTTGATCGTTTGTTTTATCCTGTTCCTTATACTGTGGTCGGTACGCAAAAAAATCAAAGTGCCTGGTCAGCTCTTCGGCCTTTACCTGCTGATGAATGGCGCAGAACGGTTTTGCATTGAACTGATCCGCGTAAATACCCGCTACGAATCCCTTCCTTTTAAGCCTACCCAGGCAGAGCTGATCGCCAGTTTATTGGTCATTGCCGGTATCGTTGTGATGGCAAAATCCAAAAAATGGACCGCCGTTACGGCTAAATAATCCCTAAACTCCCCGGTTTTCCGTTCATCCATCCCAGGAACCGCCCATGTTAAAACTATGTACTTGGTTTTACATAGTACATAGTTTTGTTCTGTAATTAGTAACAACTGGAACTAAATCAATCATTATAAAACTAATTGTATGAACAAATTTCTATCTATGTTGCTGGCGATGGCACTGGTTTCCACGAGCCTGGCAGCACAGGGGCCAAACCCGGCAGGTTTAGTGAGTGGGAAACTGTCGTCAGCCCAAAAAAACGTGGAAGCGGCATCTATTGGCTTGATTCGCACGAAAGATTCTGCTGTAGTGAAAAGGGCCGTGACCGATAAGAACGGTGACTTCTCCATAGAAAAGATCCCGGCGGGTAAATACCTGGTAGCGGTACAGGCAGCAGGTTATGCTAAATATTACAGCGATGCTTTTGAATTATCGGCCAACCATCCAACGCATCACCTCAACATCACTGCGCTTAAACCGGTTGCCAATGAATTGGCAAATGTGTCGGTCGTTTCTAAAAGACCTTTTATCGAGCAGCGACTGGATAAGACAGTGATCAACGTAGATGCTTCTCCATCCAATGCAGGTACAAGTGTAATGGATGTGCTGGAAAAATCGCCGGGTGTCAGCGTTGATAAAGATGGCAATATCAGCCTCAAGGGCAAGCAGGGTGTGATGATCCTGGTAGACGGAAGACCTACTTATTTAAGCGGGCAGGACCTGGCCAATATGCTCCGGAATATGTCGAGCAGTCACCTCGACCAGATAGAGATCATGACCAATCCACCTGCTAAATTCGACGCATCGGGTAATTCAGGCGTCATCAACATCAAAACAAAAAAGAACAAAGCGCAGGGTTTCAACGGAAGCCTTACAACAGGGTATGGTCAGGGTGTATATCCTAAAACGAATAACAGCATCAACCTAAACTATCGTACAGGGAAGATGAACTTTTTTGCTAACGTGGGTCATTATTATTGGCGCAGTTATGGTGACCTGAACCTTACCCGTAATTTCAGGGATAAATCTTCCGGTAGTCTGTTGTCCATCTTTGATCAACTGGCAAAGACCGACCGCGAATTTCGCAGCTACAATGCCAAAGCCGGGTTCGATTATTTCGCTTCTAAAAATACGACCCTTGGGTTGGTAGCAACCAGCTTTGGTAATAATGGTACGGAATTCACTGCCAACCAAACGCTGATAAAAGACAATGCGGGAACCTTGAATACGCGTACGCAATCTGTCAATGATGCCCATAATGATTTTAAAAACATCGGGTTGAATTTCAACCTTCGCCATGTATTCGATACAGCGGGCACTGAGCTGACAGGCGATGTGGATTATATTCATTATGCTTCAACTAATACACAACTGTTGAACAGCTTGTTTTATGATAATACAGGTAATAAAAAAGGACCAGATGAAACGATCAAGGGATTGGTGCCTTCTGCCATTGATATTTACAGTGCAAAAGCCGATTTTTCGAAAACATTGCATGGCGGGATCAAGTTTGAAGCAGGTTTGAAAAGCAGTTATGTAACTACAGACAACAATGCGCAGTACGGCAATATACAGAACGGACAATACACAACCGATTCGGGCAGAAGTAACCATTTTCTTTACAAGGAAAACATCAACGCAGCGTATGTGAATTTTGGAAAACAGTTCAATAAAAAATGGAGCGGGCAGTTAGGATTGCGGGCAGAGAATACAGTTATGAAAGGCGACCAGTTAACAACCGGGCAAAATTTCAACCGCGATTATACACAGCTATTTCCTACTGTATATATCGGATACACATTGAATGAAAAGAATCAATTTTCACTCAATTATGGACGCCGCATCAACCGGCCCAATTACCAGGACCTGAACCCGTTCTTTTATTTTCTTGATAAATACACATACCAGGTGGGTAATCCTTATCTGAATCCGCAGTTCAGTCACAATATTGAATTGAACCATATTTATGGAGGCGTCTTCACCACTTCGCTGAACTATAGCTATACCACCGATATCATCCAGGATGTGTTGGAACAGATCGACAGTACCACTACAAGTTATGTAAAGAAAACTAACATTGCCAGGCGCTGGAACCTGGGTGTATCGGTGAATTTGAGTGTGCCATTGGCGAAGTGGTGGCGCACCAATCTGTACATGCTGTTCTTTCACAACCAGTTCGATGGCATCGTGAATGGCGGCCCGATATCAATCGGTGGAAATAATTTCATGGCGAACATGAACAACCAGTTCACTTTCAAAAAAGGATGGGGTGCAGAACTCAGCGGTTTTTATCGCGGCAACAGTTTGGAAGGTGTGTTGATGATACAGCCGATGGGCGGTATGAATATCGGCTTGAGTAAGCAAGTATTGAAAGGTAAAGGAACGATCAGGATGAATGTGAATGATGTACTTTATACACAGCAGTTTAATGGTTACAGCAGGTACCAGAATGTAGACGTAACCATTCACCAGGTGCGTGACAGCCGTGTGTTCAATTGCAGTTTCTCGTACAGGTTTGGTAAAGGAAAACCTGTACAACAACGCAGAAGAGGTAGTGCAACCGATGAACAAAGCAGGGTACAACAAGGAGGTAATGGCTCTTAATAAAGAGAAATGATCCATTTGAATAGGCGTATGTCCGTTCATCATCTTTTAGCAATTTTATCTGGTCGATTCCATTCACATTCGCAACATCAAATTTGTTTTTTCTCATGTGCATTATATAGACGGCGGCCCCGATTTCCATCGGGGCCTTTTTTATGGCTATATTTGTTAAAATTTTGTTTATGCCGTCATTTGATATTGCCAGCAAAGTAGACCTGCAAACACTCGATAATGCCATCAATACAGTCAAGAAAGAAATAAGCGGCCGTTTCGATTTCCGCGATTCGCCGGTGGTGGTGGAACTGAACAAAAAAGATTTTGTAGTATCCCTGGAAGTGGAAAGTGATATGAAGATGAAACAGCTCATCGATGTACTCATCAGTCGCGCTATGAAACAGGGTATCGATGCCAGCGCTTTCGATTTTGAAAAGGATGCTTATCCCAGCGGGAAAGTGGTGAAGAAGGAAGTACCTGTGCGGAATGGCCTGAAGCAGGATGATGCCAAAAAGATCGTCAAAATGATCAAAGACAGCGGCCTGAAGGTACAGGCGGCCATTATGGACGATATTATCCGGGTTGCCGCCAAGAAAATCGATGATCTTCAGGATGTTATAGCCAAATGCAAGGCCGGCAATTTCGGTATTCCGCTGCAGTTTATCAACATGAAAAGCTGATGCACCCAATCATTGGCAAATTTTCAAATTGGCTAATTGCCTAATTGTACTTACCTTTGCCAGCTCTTAAATAATCGTACGGCCAAATCCGTACCACCTTAAAATAGAAACCATGAAACAAGGTATCCATCCTGAAAGTTATCGTTTTGTTGTCTTCAAGGACATGAGTAACGGTTATGCATTCCTGAGCCGTTCTACTGCTGCTACCAAAGAAACCATCCAATGGGAAGATGGCAAAGAATATCCCCTGGTAAAACTGGAGATTTCCAACATGTCACATCCTTTCTATACTGGTAAGAATGTGCTGGTAGATACTGCAGGTCGTATCGACAAGTTCAAGAAGCGTTACGAGAAGAAAAAATAATTCAGCTCAACTTATTGATTGTGAAAACCCGTTCTACAGAGCGGGTTTTTTCATTATGGGCAATACGTGTTTTCTTTACCCGTTTAAATACGTTCTTGTGTAGTTGATCTACTACATCTGAAATCTGGAAACATCGATATAAAAATAACAATATCCGGTGTTACTTACATTGTCTATCACTGTTGCCTTTTCTGTGCAAAATATCCCCCCATCAGCACAGTAACGATAACAAACAAATAACAAGTTCATTATCATTAATTAACCACTGGTATTTCGGGGTCAGGGTGTGTGCATATCATTTGCATGTCATCGCTGTGTCCTGCCCATAACATGAAACAATCTTCAGCCGATGAAACAAATTTTACTCAGCCTGCTTACTGTATTGATTTTTAGTGGAACGCTGCTGGCGCAGACATCGCAAACAAAAACAAAGGCTAATGCGGGTCGCCAGCCAGAGAACGGATCGGAATCGCGTTCAAATGAAACGGACGAACACGGTCACCATCGTTTTTATAAAGACACTTTGCTGGCTAAAGCGGGTATCTTTTACGATTCTCTTTCATTGAAGGGGTACCGGGTGCTTACTACTGCTCAATTGCAGGGCAATGCCAATTACCTGGCCAAATTTTCGGCCAATCAAACGCTGGTCAACAGCCTGGTGCAGGATAATGGCACCAGACTGTTGGTGAATGGAGCAATGTCAATCAGGGACTCTGCCAATATCAATGGGCTCCTGACTGTTGGTGCGCTTACGAGCCTGGGTAATGGATTGAATGTGAATGGAGCCGCGAACTTCAATGGTATTACGAATCTCAATAACGCTGTTATTATCAAGGGGCCTGTGACTGCTAATGCGTTTACGAGCTTGGGTGCGGGACTGAATGTAAAAGGCACTGCGAATTTCAGTGACTCTGTTAATGTAAATGGTATTACCAATCTCAATAATGCTGTTATTGTGAAAGGACCTTTGACTGCCAATGCACTCACAAGCTTGGGTGCTGGCCTGAATGTAAAAGGCACGACAAATTTGAATGATTCTCTCAATATCAATGGCCCAATCAATATCAATACGCTGATGAGTTTAGGTTCGGGACTGAATGTGAATGGTGCAACGAACCTCAATGGCGCTGTTATTGCCCAAGGGCCTCTGACTTCCAATGCACTTACAAGCCTGACAGCTGGCTTGAATGTAAAAGGCACTACAAACTTCAATGACTCTGTTAATGTGAATGGTCCTATCAACATTAATACAGTAATGAGCTTGGGTTCAGGGTTGAATGTGAATGGCCCGGTAGTGCTGAAAAACGGATTAACGCTTCAGGCATTGCCGGCCGGACAGACCACGGACAGCCTCCTCACCATTGGCGTTGACGGAACAGTGAAAAGAAAAGATGCCAGTCTGCTGTTCAATCCGCATCCGTCTTTTTCAGATCTCACACTCACAGGCCCGCTCACAGGCACTACAGCTCAGTTCAGTAATGGGCTCAGCCTGGGTAGCGCTAATAGTGGTGTATACCAGTGGAAGATCGCTGGCAGCAGTCCTTATCTCGCATTGTCTACTGCTGCCAATGCCAATGCATTCACACTTCAACCCAACGGGAATATTGGCATTGGAACTGCTGCGCCTGGTGATTACCAGTTGGCAGTGGAGGGCACCATTGGCGCGAGGAAATTGAAAGTAGTTGCTACAAGTCCCTGGGCCGACTATGTATTTGATCCTGCTTATCGTCTCAGACCGTTACAGGAGGTGGAGCAATTTATCTATACTTATAAACATTTACCCGAAGTGCCTACAGCAGATAACGTGAAGCAAGAAGGGGTAGATGTAGGAGAAACACAGACTGTATTGCTCAAAAAGATCGAAGAACTGACTTTATACCTCATCGATATCAATAAAAAGATGGAAGCGCTTAGCAAAGAAAATGAGATCATGAGGCAACAGATTGAAAAGTATGGAAAAAAATAAGGCGTTCACCTAATTGTTGCCTATGCGGTCATTATTACTCTTTTTATCATTTACAGCTTGTAGTTACTGTACATCGGGGTGGGCGAATTCACCATCCGACAGCGCAGCGACTAAACTACAGGCAATACCGGAACAACTGGGGCAGAAAGATATTCGTTTGATCACCAAACGGTATGAAGCGATCACGAAGAAACTAAATTCCTATACTGCCGGTACCTTAGAACAACTGCAAAAGAAAGAAATGCGTTTGCAAAAACAACTGCAACGCAAAGACAGCGTGGCTGCAAAACAATTATTTCTCAATGCTCATGAACAGTATGCGCGGCTGTTGCAACAGATGCAGCAGCCGGTAGCAAACCTCAAACCTTCTTTGGGAAATTATCTGCCGAGGCTCGATAGCCTGCAAACTGCATTTCACTTTTTAGATAAGGCAGGCATTCCATTGCATGGGTTAGGACGGTCAATGGAGCAACTCACTCAACTGCAGGCTCGCTTACAATCGGCAGCAAATATCAGGCAGTTCATCAAAGAAAGGCAGCAGGTGCTCCAAACAACGCTCGACAAATATGGACTGGGCAAGGCATTACAACGGTTTCGTAAGCAAGCATATTATTACCAGGAACAAGTGAACGAATACAAGGCAATGATCAGCGATCCTCAAAAACTGGAGCAGCGGGCGATGGGCATGGTGCGGGAGTTACCGGCATTCAAAGATTTTATGTCAAAGAACAGTCAACTTGCGCAACTCTTTGCTATGCCTGCAGGCTACGGCAGCGAGGAGGCTTTACAGGGATTGCAAACCCGTGCAGAGGTGCAGCAGCAACTCAATCAGCAGCTCGCGGGGACCGGGAGCAGTCCGCAACAGTATTTACAACAACAGGTGCAGCAGGCACAGTCCGAACTGAACGGGTTAAAGGACAAGATAAATAAGGCTGGCGGACAGAGCAGCAGCGACCTGGAAATGCCAGATTTCAAGCCCAACAAGGTGAAGACAAAAACTTTCTGGAAGCGAATAGAATATGGTATGAACGTACAATCCCAGAAGATGAACAGCCTGCTACCCGTTACCAGTGACCTTACATTGATAGCAGGATATAAACTCAGTGATAGAGCCACCGTAGGAGTTGGGGCAGGATATAAAATGGGATGGGGTAACAATATCAATAGTATTAGGATCACCGGTGAAGGAGTTTCGCTGAGAAGCTACTTGGATGTGAAATGCAAAGGCAGTATCTGGATCAGTGGGGGCTATGAACTGAATTACCAGCAATCGTTTCCAAAGATCGAGCAATTGAAGAACCTGGACGGCTGGCAAAGAAGTGCTCTTGTGGGACTGACAAAGAAGTACAGGATAGGCAAGAAAAAAGGCAACCTTCAATTGCTGTGGGATTTTCTGAGTTACAGCCAGGTACCAAGGACGCAACCATTGAAATTCCACATAGGATATGTGTGGCGCTAATGAGAAAAGGTGCATACAGTACAAGTTAAAGGTTAAGGCAGATTTTTATCTAAAACTAAAATTATCTCGTTATATGAACACTAGGGCCTTGAAATTATTATTTGTTTGTTTGCAATTGACAATTATAGTTGTGCAGGCTCGCGGGCAAACAGCTTCGGCGGTTGCTATAGAAAGAGTAACTCCACCATCTCCTGAGGCGGCAGCTTTGGGAAAATCAGGAACGGTACCCGTGGGTTTATTTACTGGCACACCCAATATCGGTATTGAATTGTACAGGCTGAAAACAAAGAACCTGGAACTACCCATAACACTCAATTACAGTTCCAATGGCATCAAGGTCGACGAAATCCCAAGCCGTGTGGGCATGAGTTGGGTGTTGAATGCTGGGGGTGTGGTTACCCGCACCATCTATGATAAGCCGGATGATAAATATGCCAGGGCAGGAGCTCCGCCTTCGACGGATTTTAATGCTCAATCGCCCGACCCGAACCTGGTGAGTTGGGTGGAAAATATCAGCGCAGGTCAGCAAGACACTCAGTTTGATGAATACAGCTTTAGCTTCAACGGGTATTCAGGTAAATTTATTATTGACCTGAATAACAACCCAGTATTGATTCCCTATTCCAATCTTAAGGTTGAAGTCAATTTAACCTCCAATGTGTGGAACTTCCGGATTACGACACCCGACGGAATAAAATATTATTTTGGCGCAAGTGAAAGTACACTGACGGGCTCGGGGAGTTGCAGCAGAAACGACAGCAGAGGCGCCAGCAGTTCATGGTTCCTTACACGCATTGAAAATCCTAATGATCCTTCCGACTTTATTACCCTAACCTACAATACCACCACTTATTCTTTCACATCGCATATTACACATACTATCACTTATTGGGATCCTGCAAATGTTTGTGGCGTGAGTATTGATCCAGTAACCGGTAATGATAATAGCTGCGGATGTGGCCCCACTCCTTGTATTTATGGGGCTCCAGGAGGTGCTAATGACTTTGGAACAGATAAATTCTGTATTTCCCAGAATATTTATAACGGTGTTTACTTAAATGAAATCACTTCTTCGCTTTACGGCAAAATTCATTTTTCTTATATCAGCAAACCAGGCGTCAATACCGGTAACGACTACCTGATGAATTCTATGCAGGTTTATCAGAATAATGATGGAACCGGGCTGTTAAAAGCGGTCAACCTGGACTATACAATGGCCAGTCCTCTGCCAGGTCCGCCCAATATTTATTATCAAAACAATCCCAGTGCAGCTCCTGTTTCTCCCAGACCGTTTCTCACATCAATGCAGGAACTGGATAAAAATGGAGCAGTGATCAAAACACACGGTTTTGAATACAATGATATTAACAATCTGCCACCCCGTTTATCTTTCGCCCAGGATTATTATGGGTATTATAATGGATCGGGCAATTATTATTCTTTCATTCCGTTGCCGGAACAATATGGAAATATGCTTCCTCCGAGCAAAGTGGCTGACAGAAATCCGAATTATACCTATGCTGCAAAGGGTGTTCTTACCAAAGTAAATTTTCCTACAGGTGGATATGTACAACTGGTATGGGAAGGTAATAGTCCGCAGCAGACACCGACTTCACTTGCTAGTTCCGGAGGTGGATTACGAGTTAAGCAGCAAATTATTTATGACCCGTCTAGCCTACAGACTACGACCACTAATTATCAGTATGTGGGGATGATCATTCCTTTTTCACCAACCTATTTTAATCGTATCACCAGTAAGCAGGGGCAGTACCTTGCGGGCCAAACACCAGCAGGGGCTCCCACTTGTAATTATGATTGTAGCGCCTCGAATGTATCCTGTAGTTATATCCAGTTTTCATCCAATTCGTCTGTTAACTTATATGGAAGAGGAAACAGCCTTGTATATTATACTTCCGTTACTGAAAGTATAGGAGATAATTTCATAACAGGGGGTATTGAGCATACATACACGTATGAAAATTATCCAGGTTTTAATATTCTCCACGGTAATGTTATACCAAACGCTGTGGTGCCGTCATATAACTGGAAAAATGGACTTGAAGTAACTCGGAATATTTTTAAAATGGTAGGCGGAGTAAAAGTATATCTGAAAAAAACTACCAACACCTATACAGATGACAGCCGTGTTGGCCAGGTCTTTACACAATATGTTATAAGAAATAATGGCAGCACACCAAGTACCCCCTATTGTACGGATGCTTATGGTTATTATAAAAGGATGGATTTCTTTGACGTAATGAGTTATCCACTTACTCAGCAATG
Coding sequences within it:
- a CDS encoding BrxA/BrxB family bacilliredoxin; the protein is MYPAEIVLPMKAELTDHGFDELVSAREVDDTLKQSGTTLVVINSVCGCAAGACRPGVLMAVQNAGKLPDRLTTSFAGFDVEAVNQVRQHLLPYPPSSPAIALFKDGQLVSMVERHQIEGRPAQMIAQHLIAVFDEYCN
- a CDS encoding prolipoprotein diacylglyceryl transferase produces the protein MYPNLYYAFKDIFGIDIPGLKLVNTFGFFVALSFIASAWILTLEFRRKENLGQFVYTEENITIGAPASLQELLLNFILGFVFGFKIIGAFVTSNALNDPQSFILSTQGSWPLGILLGLVFAGLKWWEKKRHQLAKPENRVVRIWPHDRVGDLVIYAAAFGFVGAKIFHNLENWNDFVKDPVGALISFSGLTFYGGLICAGIAFIVYARKHKIGIAHLCDTMAPVMMFAYAAGRIGCHMSGDGDWGIVNTHPKPFGWIPNWLWAYNYPHNVVGEGIAIPGCSGPYCSQLVPPVFPTPLYELIVCFILFLILWSVRKKIKVPGQLFGLYLLMNGAERFCIELIRVNTRYESLPFKPTQAELIASLLVIAGIVVMAKSKKWTAVTAK
- a CDS encoding TonB-dependent receptor domain-containing protein; its protein translation is MNKFLSMLLAMALVSTSLAAQGPNPAGLVSGKLSSAQKNVEAASIGLIRTKDSAVVKRAVTDKNGDFSIEKIPAGKYLVAVQAAGYAKYYSDAFELSANHPTHHLNITALKPVANELANVSVVSKRPFIEQRLDKTVINVDASPSNAGTSVMDVLEKSPGVSVDKDGNISLKGKQGVMILVDGRPTYLSGQDLANMLRNMSSSHLDQIEIMTNPPAKFDASGNSGVINIKTKKNKAQGFNGSLTTGYGQGVYPKTNNSINLNYRTGKMNFFANVGHYYWRSYGDLNLTRNFRDKSSGSLLSIFDQLAKTDREFRSYNAKAGFDYFASKNTTLGLVATSFGNNGTEFTANQTLIKDNAGTLNTRTQSVNDAHNDFKNIGLNFNLRHVFDTAGTELTGDVDYIHYASTNTQLLNSLFYDNTGNKKGPDETIKGLVPSAIDIYSAKADFSKTLHGGIKFEAGLKSSYVTTDNNAQYGNIQNGQYTTDSGRSNHFLYKENINAAYVNFGKQFNKKWSGQLGLRAENTVMKGDQLTTGQNFNRDYTQLFPTVYIGYTLNEKNQFSLNYGRRINRPNYQDLNPFFYFLDKYTYQVGNPYLNPQFSHNIELNHIYGGVFTTSLNYSYTTDIIQDVLEQIDSTTTSYVKKTNIARRWNLGVSVNLSVPLAKWWRTNLYMLFFHNQFDGIVNGGPISIGGNNFMANMNNQFTFKKGWGAELSGFYRGNSLEGVLMIQPMGGMNIGLSKQVLKGKGTIRMNVNDVLYTQQFNGYSRYQNVDVTIHQVRDSRVFNCSFSYRFGKGKPVQQRRRGSATDEQSRVQQGGNGS
- a CDS encoding YajQ family cyclic di-GMP-binding protein, encoding MPSFDIASKVDLQTLDNAINTVKKEISGRFDFRDSPVVVELNKKDFVVSLEVESDMKMKQLIDVLISRAMKQGIDASAFDFEKDAYPSGKVVKKEVPVRNGLKQDDAKKIVKMIKDSGLKVQAAIMDDIIRVAAKKIDDLQDVIAKCKAGNFGIPLQFINMKS
- a CDS encoding type B 50S ribosomal protein L31, whose product is MKQGIHPESYRFVVFKDMSNGYAFLSRSTAATKETIQWEDGKEYPLVKLEISNMSHPFYTGKNVLVDTAGRIDKFKKRYEKKK
- a CDS encoding DUF5977 domain-containing protein, coding for MNTRALKLLFVCLQLTIIVVQARGQTASAVAIERVTPPSPEAAALGKSGTVPVGLFTGTPNIGIELYRLKTKNLELPITLNYSSNGIKVDEIPSRVGMSWVLNAGGVVTRTIYDKPDDKYARAGAPPSTDFNAQSPDPNLVSWVENISAGQQDTQFDEYSFSFNGYSGKFIIDLNNNPVLIPYSNLKVEVNLTSNVWNFRITTPDGIKYYFGASESTLTGSGSCSRNDSRGASSSWFLTRIENPNDPSDFITLTYNTTTYSFTSHITHTITYWDPANVCGVSIDPVTGNDNSCGCGPTPCIYGAPGGANDFGTDKFCISQNIYNGVYLNEITSSLYGKIHFSYISKPGVNTGNDYLMNSMQVYQNNDGTGLLKAVNLDYTMASPLPGPPNIYYQNNPSAAPVSPRPFLTSMQELDKNGAVIKTHGFEYNDINNLPPRLSFAQDYYGYYNGSGNYYSFIPLPEQYGNMLPPSKVADRNPNYTYAAKGVLTKVNFPTGGYVQLVWEGNSPQQTPTSLASSGGGLRVKQQIIYDPSSLQTTTTNYQYVGMIIPFSPTYFNRITSKQGQYLAGQTPAGAPTCNYDCSASNVSCSYIQFSSNSSVNLYGRGNSLVYYTSVTESIGDNFITGGIEHTYTYENYPGFNILHGNVIPNAVVPSYNWKNGLEVTRNIFKMVGGVKVYLKKTTNTYTDDSRVGQVFTQYVIRNNGSTPSTPYCTDAYGYYKRMDFFDVMSYPLTQQWRYLSSSQVEERDQDGINSIITVTNYFYDNPIHSQLTRTESQNSKGQLMQTIKKYPGDNATITNLNATETDAINKLIVQNNISPVLESEQYVNGNLTTRLHTGYNDWGNGILKPQIIKEQVQNNNIESRVKFQQYDSTGNLLQQSKANDLNTSYIWDYKLSYPIAEVKNASVSNTAYTSFESSGNGNWQGVITGNIQTAISAPTGNKYYTFFGSTLSADGLDGSIKYTVSYWSNAGPCTITGTTSTLSGRKSGNWTYYEHEVAGGSNVTVTGSGSIDELRLYPKSAQMTTYTYDPLVGMTSICDMASKIIYYEYDGFGRLHIVRDGDRNIVKEFCYNYKGDYAGCPVVFVNAKQSGNFTRNNCAAGITGSTVTYTVSASTYSSTVSQADANQKAINDVNTNGQIYANTNGTCTAVVATTYYNTVQSGSFTRNNCAAGTAGSTVTYTVAAGTYSSTVSQADANQKAINDVNTNGQTYANTNGTCTSAVVTTYYNAVQSGSFTRNNCAAGGTGSTVTYTIVAGTYTSTVSQADADQKAISDVNTNGQTYANTNGVCTFYSAVQSGSFQKNNCPNGAIGSTVMYTVAAGTYSSTISQADADQKAMNDVNTNGQTYANTNGTCADTTLINVKYTNITPDDVYLTMTMTNTSANVVYKFTLRGNTPSLTVAGQVPNGTYNVTMTPISGTGPYSYGFYTFSASGVAYADFYNVPLCATCAVATVTTH